The Rhinolophus sinicus isolate RSC01 linkage group LG09, ASM3656204v1, whole genome shotgun sequence genome includes a window with the following:
- the CDCA7L gene encoding cell division cycle-associated 7-like protein isoform X3 has translation METLSSEESCDSFDSLESGKQQDVRFHSKYFTEELRRIFVEDTDSETEDFEGFTQSDLNINSNPEGKCDESDLNDDDKASLEGEEEEEEEEEKVAPRRRRPRRSSIGLRVALQFPAKKLAKKSDQNSCSEPLFSSSHLQDNKKAILGRKKSCRQGKEREDSASESEDDSRDEGQETSDALLKRTMNIKENKAMLAQLLAELNSMPDFFPVRTPSSASKKKTVRRAFSEGQIARRMNPTRSARPPEKFALENFTVSAAKFAEEFYSFRRRKTISGGKCRGYRRRHRISSFRPVEDITEEDLENVALTVRDKIYDKVLGNTCHQCRQKTTDTKTVCRNQGCGGVRGQFCGPCLRNRYGEDVRSALLDPSWMCPPCRGICNCSYCRKRDGRCATGILIHLAKFYGYNNVKEYLESLQKQLVEDN, from the exons cAGGATGTGCGCTTCCATTCCAAATACTTCACTGAAGAGCTAAGAAGAATTTTTGTAGAGGACACTGACTCAGAGACGGAAGATTTTGAAGGATTTACGCAGAGTGATCTGAATATAAACAGTAACCCAGAAGGAAAG tGCGACGAGTCAGATTTGAATGATGATGATAAAGCATCGTTAgagggtgaggaagaggaagaggaagaagaagaaaaggtggCACCTAGAAGGAGGAGGCCTAGAAGAAGTAGTATTGGTCTTCGAGTAGCCTTGCAGTTCCCCGCCAAGAAACTGGCAAAAAAATCCGATCAAAACAGTTGTTCTGAGCCGCTGTTTTCCAGCTCCCACTTACAGGACAATAAAAAAGCAATtcttgggagaaagaaaagctgtagacaggggaaggaaagggaagattCTGCCTCTGAGTCTGAGGATGACTCCCGGGATGAGGGCCAGGAGACCTCGGACGCGCTGCTGAAAAGGACCATGAACATCAAGGAGAACAAAGCCATG CTCGCGCAGTTATTGGCAGAACTGAACTCCATGCCAGATTTCTTCCCCGTGCGCACCCCGAGCTCGGCTTCT AAGAAGAAGACTGTGAGGCGGGCCTTCTCCGAGGGGCAGATCGCGCGGCGGATGAACCCCACCCGGAGCGCACGGCCGCCCGAGAAGTTCGCATTGGAGAACTTCACGGTCTCAGCCGCCAAGTTTGCagaagagttttacagtttccgGAGGAGGAAGACAATCAGTGGG GGGAAGTGCCGGGGGTATAGACGGCGTCACCGTATATCTTCTTTTCGGCCAGTGGAGGACATCACTGAAGAGGACTTAGAAAATGTTGCCCTAACTGTTCGAGATAAAATCTACGATAAAGTTCTG GGTAACACTTGTCATCAGTGTCGGCAGAAGACCACCGACACCAAGACTGTGTGTCGGAACCAGGGCTGCGGCGGGGTGCGAGGACAGTTCTGTGGGCCGTGCCTGCGGAATCGCTACGGGGAGGACGTGCGATCAGCCCTGCTGGACCCG AGTTGGATGTGTCCCCCGTGCCGTGGGATCTGTAATTGCAGTTACTGCCGGAAGCGGGATGGCCGCTGTGCCACGGGGATCCTCATTCATCTGGCCAAGTTTTACGGTTACAATAACGTTAAGGAGTATCTGGAGAG CTTACAAAAGCAGCTGGTAGAAGATAATTAA